A window from Apostichopus japonicus isolate 1M-3 chromosome 2, ASM3797524v1, whole genome shotgun sequence encodes these proteins:
- the LOC139976100 gene encoding ATP-dependent RNA helicase vasa-like isoform X1 translates to MSEDWDTQEEVSNGGFGASRFGGQSNGTTSGLSGGSSIGGGRGRGRGRGLGAFGSKLAGVGGSNSTGDSGGFGRNRPSRNETNSGGDGWGDNNNSGGGFGSNRSKGFGSGGGGGFDSNRSGGFGSYRRDNETNGDGGGGGGGRACFTCGSEDHQKRDCPQGGGGGGGGCFNCGSTDHQKRDCPQGGGGGGGGGGCFTCGSTDHQKRDCPQGGGGGGGGGGACFNCGSTEHQKRDCPDGGGGGGGGGGSGECFKCHEMGHFARECPNAERVDAENGDDRPAAADYVPPEPSQDEEVIFSTIQKGINFDKYDDIPVEVSGNDPCRCINSFGEADLYDSIAENVRRAKYDKPTPVQKYGIPIVSAGRDLMACAQTGSGKTAAFLLPILSGLLRDGLQSSALSGQQCPQCIVVSPTRELAIQIFDEARKFSYKTMIKCVVIYGGTKVQHQTSMVDRGCNVLVATPGRLLHFINSGMISVEKVKYLVLDEADRMLDMGFGPDMEKLVNNPAMPKKGERHTLMFSATFPNEVQERAAEYLDNYLFLTVGRVGGANSDVRQVVVEVPQAAKKDKLIEILQSQPENDRTLVFTETKRGADFLASYLSQSGFPTTSIHGDREQREREEALNDFKRNRASVLVATSVASRGLDIPAVKHVVNFDLPSEIDDYVHRIGRTGRCGNTGLSTSFYNPEKDAAISRALIKILADAHQDVPEFLENVADSAIGTYHGNTGGGFGGRDTRSGPRRGGGGGGNRGNRDWNSGGGGGGQESWNSGGGGGGGGGGGAAEDEEAWD, encoded by the exons ATGTCCGAGGATTGGGACACA cAGGAAGAAGTATCCAATGGAGGGTTTGGAGCCTCAAGGTTTGGTGGCCAAAGCAATGGAACAACTTCAG gTTTAAGTGGTGGTTCATCG ATTGGAGGTGGGAGAGGCAGGGGCCGTGGCCGAGGCTTGGGCGCCTTTGGTTCAAAATTAGCTGGAGTCGGAGGATCAAACTCAACTGGTGACAGCGGGGGCTTTGGCAGGAATCGACCCAGTAGGAATGAAACGAACAGCGGAGGAGACGGTTGGGGCGATAACAATAATTCTGGAGGGGGGTTTGGCTCCAACAGAAGCAAGGGCTTTGGTTCTGGTGGCGGTGGAGGATTTGATAGTAACAGGTCTGGTGGATTCGGTTCTTACAGAAGAG ATAATGAGACCAATGGTGAtggcggtggtggtggtggtgggcgTGCTTGCTTCACTTGTGGGTCAGAAGATCACCAGAAGAGGGACTGTCCACAGGGTGGAG GTGGTGGTGGAGGCGGTTGCTTCAACTGCGGATCAACAGACCATCAGAAGAGGGACTGTCCCCAaggtggaggaggtgggggtggtggaggtGGTTGCTTCACTTGTGGGTCAACAGACCATCAGAAGAGGGACTGTCCccagggtggaggagggggtggtggtggtggaggcGCTTGCTTCAACTGTGGGTCAACAGAGCATCAGAAGAGGGACTGTCCTGATGGAGGAGGCGGAGGTGGTGGTGGAGGCG GGAGTGGTGAGTGCTTCAAGTGCCACGAAATGGGACACTTCGCTAGAGAATGCCCAAATGCAGAAAGAGTCGATGCGGAGAATGGAGATG ACCGCCCAGCAGCGGCAGACTATGTTCCGCCAGAGCCATCTCAGGATGAAGAAGTAATATTTTCTACGATACAGAAGGGCATTaactttgacaaatatgatGACATTCCAGTTGAAGTCAGTG GTAACGACCCTTGTAGATGCATAAATAGCTTTGGGGAGGCTGATCTGTATGACAGCATCGCTGAGAACGTCAGGAGAGCGAAATATGATAAACCAACGCCAGTCCAAAAGTATGGTATACCTATTGTCAGTGCAGGCAGAGATCTTATGGCATGTGCACAAACAGGGTCAGGGAAAACGGCTGCATTCCTCTTACCCATCCTATCTGGTTTACTAAGGGATGGTCTCCAGAGTAGTGCCTTGAGTGGGCAGCAATGCCCTCAATGCATCGTGGTGTCTCCAACCAGAGAATTGGCCATTCAGATATTCGACGAAGCTAGGAAGTTTTCCTATAAAACCATGATCAAGTGTGTGGTCATCTACGGTGGTACCAAAGTGCAGCACCAAACATCCATGGTCGATAGGGGTTGCAACGTCCTGGTGGCGACTCCTGGGCGTCTCTTGCATTTCATCAACAGCGGCATG ATAAGCGTCGAGAAAGTGAAGTACCTTGTGCTGGACGAGGCTGACCGAATGCTGGACATGGGCTTTGGCCCCGATATGGAGAAACTAGTCAACAATCCAGCAATGCCGAAAAAGGGAGAGAGACACACACTTATGTTTTCAGCTACCTTCCCTAACGAGGTACAGGAGCGGGCCGCCGAGTACTTGGACAATTACCTGTTTCTTACCGTGGGGAGGGTAGGGGGGGCCAACTCTGATGTCAGACAGGTGGTGGTTGAAGTTCCACAAGCAGCAAAGAAAGACAAGCTGATAGAGATACTACAGTCTCAACCAG AGAATGACAGGACTTTGGTGTTCACAGAAACAAAGCGTGGAGCTGATTTCTTGGCATCGTACCTCAGCCAATCAGGCTTTCCTACCACCAGCATCCATGG TGACCGTGAACAGAGGGAAAGAGAGGAAGCCCTGAATGATTTTAAGCGTAACCGTGCTAGTGTCCTAGTTGCAACTTCAGTAGCGTCAAGAGGGCTCGACATTCCAGCTGTGAAGCATGTGGTGAACTTTGACCTGCCCAGTGAGATTGATGACTACGTCCATAGAATTGGTAGAACTGGTCGCTGCGGTAACACTGGTCTTTCAACAAGCTTCTACAATCCAGAGAAGGATGCAGCCATCTCTCGTGCTCTGATCAAAATATTAGCTGAT GCCCATCAAGACGTGCCAGAGTTTTTGGAGAATGTGGCAGACTCTGCCATCGGTACCTACCATGGCAACACTGGAGGAGGATTTGGTGGCAGGGATACACGCAGT GGTCCAAGGagaggtggtggtggtggaggtAACAGAGGCAATAGAGATTGGAACTCTGGCGGTGGCGGGGGCGGTCAAGAAAGTTGGAATTCAGGAGGAGGCGGtggaggtggtggaggaggaggagcagcTGAAGATGAAGAAGCCTGGGACTAA
- the LOC139976100 gene encoding ATP-dependent RNA helicase vasa-like isoform X2, which produces MSEDWDTQEEVSNGGFGASRFGGQSNGTTSGLSGGSSIGGGRGRGRGRGLGAFGSKLAGVGGSNSTGDSGGFGRNRPSRNETNSGGDGWGDNNNSGGGFGSNRSKGFGSGGGGGFDSNRSGGFGSYRRGGGGGGCFNCGSTDHQKRDCPQGGGGGGGGGGCFTCGSTDHQKRDCPQGGGGGGGGGGACFNCGSTEHQKRDCPDGGGGGGGGGGSGECFKCHEMGHFARECPNAERVDAENGDDRPAAADYVPPEPSQDEEVIFSTIQKGINFDKYDDIPVEVSGNDPCRCINSFGEADLYDSIAENVRRAKYDKPTPVQKYGIPIVSAGRDLMACAQTGSGKTAAFLLPILSGLLRDGLQSSALSGQQCPQCIVVSPTRELAIQIFDEARKFSYKTMIKCVVIYGGTKVQHQTSMVDRGCNVLVATPGRLLHFINSGMISVEKVKYLVLDEADRMLDMGFGPDMEKLVNNPAMPKKGERHTLMFSATFPNEVQERAAEYLDNYLFLTVGRVGGANSDVRQVVVEVPQAAKKDKLIEILQSQPENDRTLVFTETKRGADFLASYLSQSGFPTTSIHGDREQREREEALNDFKRNRASVLVATSVASRGLDIPAVKHVVNFDLPSEIDDYVHRIGRTGRCGNTGLSTSFYNPEKDAAISRALIKILADAHQDVPEFLENVADSAIGTYHGNTGGGFGGRDTRSGPRRGGGGGGNRGNRDWNSGGGGGGQESWNSGGGGGGGGGGGAAEDEEAWD; this is translated from the exons ATGTCCGAGGATTGGGACACA cAGGAAGAAGTATCCAATGGAGGGTTTGGAGCCTCAAGGTTTGGTGGCCAAAGCAATGGAACAACTTCAG gTTTAAGTGGTGGTTCATCG ATTGGAGGTGGGAGAGGCAGGGGCCGTGGCCGAGGCTTGGGCGCCTTTGGTTCAAAATTAGCTGGAGTCGGAGGATCAAACTCAACTGGTGACAGCGGGGGCTTTGGCAGGAATCGACCCAGTAGGAATGAAACGAACAGCGGAGGAGACGGTTGGGGCGATAACAATAATTCTGGAGGGGGGTTTGGCTCCAACAGAAGCAAGGGCTTTGGTTCTGGTGGCGGTGGAGGATTTGATAGTAACAGGTCTGGTGGATTCGGTTCTTACAGAAGAG GTGGTGGTGGAGGCGGTTGCTTCAACTGCGGATCAACAGACCATCAGAAGAGGGACTGTCCCCAaggtggaggaggtgggggtggtggaggtGGTTGCTTCACTTGTGGGTCAACAGACCATCAGAAGAGGGACTGTCCccagggtggaggagggggtggtggtggtggaggcGCTTGCTTCAACTGTGGGTCAACAGAGCATCAGAAGAGGGACTGTCCTGATGGAGGAGGCGGAGGTGGTGGTGGAGGCG GGAGTGGTGAGTGCTTCAAGTGCCACGAAATGGGACACTTCGCTAGAGAATGCCCAAATGCAGAAAGAGTCGATGCGGAGAATGGAGATG ACCGCCCAGCAGCGGCAGACTATGTTCCGCCAGAGCCATCTCAGGATGAAGAAGTAATATTTTCTACGATACAGAAGGGCATTaactttgacaaatatgatGACATTCCAGTTGAAGTCAGTG GTAACGACCCTTGTAGATGCATAAATAGCTTTGGGGAGGCTGATCTGTATGACAGCATCGCTGAGAACGTCAGGAGAGCGAAATATGATAAACCAACGCCAGTCCAAAAGTATGGTATACCTATTGTCAGTGCAGGCAGAGATCTTATGGCATGTGCACAAACAGGGTCAGGGAAAACGGCTGCATTCCTCTTACCCATCCTATCTGGTTTACTAAGGGATGGTCTCCAGAGTAGTGCCTTGAGTGGGCAGCAATGCCCTCAATGCATCGTGGTGTCTCCAACCAGAGAATTGGCCATTCAGATATTCGACGAAGCTAGGAAGTTTTCCTATAAAACCATGATCAAGTGTGTGGTCATCTACGGTGGTACCAAAGTGCAGCACCAAACATCCATGGTCGATAGGGGTTGCAACGTCCTGGTGGCGACTCCTGGGCGTCTCTTGCATTTCATCAACAGCGGCATG ATAAGCGTCGAGAAAGTGAAGTACCTTGTGCTGGACGAGGCTGACCGAATGCTGGACATGGGCTTTGGCCCCGATATGGAGAAACTAGTCAACAATCCAGCAATGCCGAAAAAGGGAGAGAGACACACACTTATGTTTTCAGCTACCTTCCCTAACGAGGTACAGGAGCGGGCCGCCGAGTACTTGGACAATTACCTGTTTCTTACCGTGGGGAGGGTAGGGGGGGCCAACTCTGATGTCAGACAGGTGGTGGTTGAAGTTCCACAAGCAGCAAAGAAAGACAAGCTGATAGAGATACTACAGTCTCAACCAG AGAATGACAGGACTTTGGTGTTCACAGAAACAAAGCGTGGAGCTGATTTCTTGGCATCGTACCTCAGCCAATCAGGCTTTCCTACCACCAGCATCCATGG TGACCGTGAACAGAGGGAAAGAGAGGAAGCCCTGAATGATTTTAAGCGTAACCGTGCTAGTGTCCTAGTTGCAACTTCAGTAGCGTCAAGAGGGCTCGACATTCCAGCTGTGAAGCATGTGGTGAACTTTGACCTGCCCAGTGAGATTGATGACTACGTCCATAGAATTGGTAGAACTGGTCGCTGCGGTAACACTGGTCTTTCAACAAGCTTCTACAATCCAGAGAAGGATGCAGCCATCTCTCGTGCTCTGATCAAAATATTAGCTGAT GCCCATCAAGACGTGCCAGAGTTTTTGGAGAATGTGGCAGACTCTGCCATCGGTACCTACCATGGCAACACTGGAGGAGGATTTGGTGGCAGGGATACACGCAGT GGTCCAAGGagaggtggtggtggtggaggtAACAGAGGCAATAGAGATTGGAACTCTGGCGGTGGCGGGGGCGGTCAAGAAAGTTGGAATTCAGGAGGAGGCGGtggaggtggtggaggaggaggagcagcTGAAGATGAAGAAGCCTGGGACTAA
- the LOC139976100 gene encoding probable ATP-dependent RNA helicase DDX4 isoform X3, whose protein sequence is MSEDWDTQEEVSNGGFGASRFGGQSNGTTSGLSGGSSIGGGRGRGRGRGLGAFGSKLAGVGGSNSTGDSGGFGRNRPSRNETNSGGDGWGDNNNSGGGFGSNRSKGFGSGGGGGFDSNRSGGFGSYRRGSGECFKCHEMGHFARECPNAERVDAENGDDRPAAADYVPPEPSQDEEVIFSTIQKGINFDKYDDIPVEVSGNDPCRCINSFGEADLYDSIAENVRRAKYDKPTPVQKYGIPIVSAGRDLMACAQTGSGKTAAFLLPILSGLLRDGLQSSALSGQQCPQCIVVSPTRELAIQIFDEARKFSYKTMIKCVVIYGGTKVQHQTSMVDRGCNVLVATPGRLLHFINSGMISVEKVKYLVLDEADRMLDMGFGPDMEKLVNNPAMPKKGERHTLMFSATFPNEVQERAAEYLDNYLFLTVGRVGGANSDVRQVVVEVPQAAKKDKLIEILQSQPENDRTLVFTETKRGADFLASYLSQSGFPTTSIHGDREQREREEALNDFKRNRASVLVATSVASRGLDIPAVKHVVNFDLPSEIDDYVHRIGRTGRCGNTGLSTSFYNPEKDAAISRALIKILADAHQDVPEFLENVADSAIGTYHGNTGGGFGGRDTRSGPRRGGGGGGNRGNRDWNSGGGGGGQESWNSGGGGGGGGGGGAAEDEEAWD, encoded by the exons ATGTCCGAGGATTGGGACACA cAGGAAGAAGTATCCAATGGAGGGTTTGGAGCCTCAAGGTTTGGTGGCCAAAGCAATGGAACAACTTCAG gTTTAAGTGGTGGTTCATCG ATTGGAGGTGGGAGAGGCAGGGGCCGTGGCCGAGGCTTGGGCGCCTTTGGTTCAAAATTAGCTGGAGTCGGAGGATCAAACTCAACTGGTGACAGCGGGGGCTTTGGCAGGAATCGACCCAGTAGGAATGAAACGAACAGCGGAGGAGACGGTTGGGGCGATAACAATAATTCTGGAGGGGGGTTTGGCTCCAACAGAAGCAAGGGCTTTGGTTCTGGTGGCGGTGGAGGATTTGATAGTAACAGGTCTGGTGGATTCGGTTCTTACAGAAGAG GGAGTGGTGAGTGCTTCAAGTGCCACGAAATGGGACACTTCGCTAGAGAATGCCCAAATGCAGAAAGAGTCGATGCGGAGAATGGAGATG ACCGCCCAGCAGCGGCAGACTATGTTCCGCCAGAGCCATCTCAGGATGAAGAAGTAATATTTTCTACGATACAGAAGGGCATTaactttgacaaatatgatGACATTCCAGTTGAAGTCAGTG GTAACGACCCTTGTAGATGCATAAATAGCTTTGGGGAGGCTGATCTGTATGACAGCATCGCTGAGAACGTCAGGAGAGCGAAATATGATAAACCAACGCCAGTCCAAAAGTATGGTATACCTATTGTCAGTGCAGGCAGAGATCTTATGGCATGTGCACAAACAGGGTCAGGGAAAACGGCTGCATTCCTCTTACCCATCCTATCTGGTTTACTAAGGGATGGTCTCCAGAGTAGTGCCTTGAGTGGGCAGCAATGCCCTCAATGCATCGTGGTGTCTCCAACCAGAGAATTGGCCATTCAGATATTCGACGAAGCTAGGAAGTTTTCCTATAAAACCATGATCAAGTGTGTGGTCATCTACGGTGGTACCAAAGTGCAGCACCAAACATCCATGGTCGATAGGGGTTGCAACGTCCTGGTGGCGACTCCTGGGCGTCTCTTGCATTTCATCAACAGCGGCATG ATAAGCGTCGAGAAAGTGAAGTACCTTGTGCTGGACGAGGCTGACCGAATGCTGGACATGGGCTTTGGCCCCGATATGGAGAAACTAGTCAACAATCCAGCAATGCCGAAAAAGGGAGAGAGACACACACTTATGTTTTCAGCTACCTTCCCTAACGAGGTACAGGAGCGGGCCGCCGAGTACTTGGACAATTACCTGTTTCTTACCGTGGGGAGGGTAGGGGGGGCCAACTCTGATGTCAGACAGGTGGTGGTTGAAGTTCCACAAGCAGCAAAGAAAGACAAGCTGATAGAGATACTACAGTCTCAACCAG AGAATGACAGGACTTTGGTGTTCACAGAAACAAAGCGTGGAGCTGATTTCTTGGCATCGTACCTCAGCCAATCAGGCTTTCCTACCACCAGCATCCATGG TGACCGTGAACAGAGGGAAAGAGAGGAAGCCCTGAATGATTTTAAGCGTAACCGTGCTAGTGTCCTAGTTGCAACTTCAGTAGCGTCAAGAGGGCTCGACATTCCAGCTGTGAAGCATGTGGTGAACTTTGACCTGCCCAGTGAGATTGATGACTACGTCCATAGAATTGGTAGAACTGGTCGCTGCGGTAACACTGGTCTTTCAACAAGCTTCTACAATCCAGAGAAGGATGCAGCCATCTCTCGTGCTCTGATCAAAATATTAGCTGAT GCCCATCAAGACGTGCCAGAGTTTTTGGAGAATGTGGCAGACTCTGCCATCGGTACCTACCATGGCAACACTGGAGGAGGATTTGGTGGCAGGGATACACGCAGT GGTCCAAGGagaggtggtggtggtggaggtAACAGAGGCAATAGAGATTGGAACTCTGGCGGTGGCGGGGGCGGTCAAGAAAGTTGGAATTCAGGAGGAGGCGGtggaggtggtggaggaggaggagcagcTGAAGATGAAGAAGCCTGGGACTAA